A genomic stretch from Pseudomonas sp. MUP55 includes:
- a CDS encoding TetR/AcrR family transcriptional regulator C-terminal domain-containing protein, with the protein MNRYPFAVAQPEPTAMTSKTANPRGRRKKAAGADTQSPLNKDAIIAAALALIDRDGLDKCSLRNLASRLGVYPTAIYWYVSSRELLLSEVLAKVLEHVAPEPAQRWQDYLRAAMVNCHDAVRLHPNIAPLLGSQLVSNSSTDFKLVEGVLAALQQAGFSGPALSGAYNTFIAALAGFTTLEYAPLPENTEAWQHQVQESLRTVDPQQHPTLAQNMDQLSNRGFSLRWQNGVDAALDESFAFYVDTILCGLETLAARR; encoded by the coding sequence GTGAACCGCTATCCTTTCGCCGTCGCTCAACCGGAACCCACCGCCATGACCAGCAAGACCGCAAACCCAAGGGGCAGGCGTAAAAAGGCCGCTGGCGCAGACACACAAAGCCCGTTGAACAAAGACGCCATCATTGCCGCCGCACTGGCGTTGATCGACCGCGACGGCCTGGACAAATGCAGCCTGCGCAACCTGGCAAGCCGCCTGGGCGTGTACCCCACGGCCATCTACTGGTACGTCTCGTCACGCGAGTTGTTGCTGAGCGAAGTGCTGGCCAAGGTGTTGGAGCATGTCGCGCCAGAGCCTGCGCAGCGCTGGCAGGACTACCTGCGTGCGGCGATGGTCAATTGCCATGATGCCGTGCGCCTGCATCCGAACATCGCGCCGTTGTTGGGTTCGCAACTGGTGTCCAACTCCAGCACTGACTTTAAGTTAGTCGAAGGCGTGTTGGCGGCCTTGCAGCAGGCCGGCTTCAGCGGCCCTGCTTTGTCCGGGGCCTACAATACGTTTATCGCCGCCCTCGCCGGCTTCACGACGCTGGAGTACGCGCCGTTGCCGGAGAATACCGAGGCATGGCAACACCAGGTGCAGGAAAGCCTGCGCACCGTCGACCCGCAGCAGCACCCCACCCTCGCGCAGAATATGGACCAATTGAGCAATCGCGGCTTCAGTCTGCGCTGGCAAAACGGGGTGGACGCGGCGCTGGATGAGAGCTTCGCGTTTTACGTCGACACCATTCTCTGCGGCCTGGAAACCCTGGCCGCCCGCCGCTGA
- a CDS encoding acetoacetate--CoA ligase — protein sequence MATAFHCVAQGELLWQPCPERLQRAHLTHYLNWLRHERALRFADYHGLWQWSVDKPQAFWQSIWDHFQVQASSSHRAVLGARAMPGAQWFPGAQLNFAEHILRNEHDGDALLYLNETTGMQGLPWAEFAGRVRTLATCLRELGIVPGDRVVAYLPNIPEAMIALCACAAIGAVWASCSPDFGAQGVLDRVRQLSPKVLLAVDGYRYGGKAFDRREQVRCIAREMDSVEHVIVLSTLFPDEPLTLANAIDWQALHRRPAVSAADFQCEQVPFDHPLWVLFSSGTTGLPKAIVHSHGGILLEQLKTLHLHLDLHPGEAAFIHTTTGWMMWNTLFSTLLCGVRPVLYDGHPTWPDIDTLWHILEDSCASFFGTSPTYIELMKRHEVVPCERFDLSALRTVMPVGSPVSPGCNAWFYRNLGTDVWVTTGSGGTDICTGLVSGVPTLPVYAGEIQARALGVDAHAFDEHGRSVVDQVGELVVISPMPSMPVCFWNDPEGERYRESYFQAWPGVWRHGDFFLLNARGGCQVLGRSDATLNRFGVRIGTAEIYRALEPLAQIEDALIVNLDLPEGGFFMPLFVQLRQGAVLDEALRERVRDCLRSACTPRHVPDQILAVPLIPLTLTGKKMEVPVRRILMGHDPKTVANPSAMRNPQALAFFVEYASQRSQS from the coding sequence GTGGCAACTGCATTCCATTGTGTGGCCCAGGGCGAACTGCTCTGGCAGCCCTGCCCTGAGCGTCTTCAACGCGCCCACCTCACGCATTATCTGAATTGGCTGCGCCACGAACGCGCGCTCAGATTCGCCGATTACCACGGGCTATGGCAGTGGTCGGTCGATAAGCCGCAGGCGTTCTGGCAATCGATCTGGGACCATTTTCAGGTGCAGGCCAGCAGCTCGCACCGGGCGGTGCTGGGCGCCCGCGCAATGCCGGGGGCGCAGTGGTTTCCAGGCGCGCAGTTGAATTTTGCCGAACACATTTTGCGCAATGAACACGACGGCGACGCGTTGCTCTACCTGAATGAAACCACCGGCATGCAAGGCTTGCCCTGGGCCGAATTCGCAGGCCGGGTACGCACGCTGGCGACCTGCTTACGCGAGCTGGGCATCGTGCCGGGTGATCGGGTGGTGGCCTACCTGCCGAACATCCCCGAGGCGATGATCGCGCTGTGCGCTTGTGCGGCTATCGGTGCGGTATGGGCCAGTTGCTCACCGGATTTCGGCGCGCAGGGCGTGTTGGACAGGGTGCGGCAATTGTCGCCCAAGGTGCTGCTGGCGGTAGACGGTTATCGCTATGGCGGCAAGGCGTTCGATCGACGCGAACAGGTACGCTGTATCGCCCGCGAGATGGACAGCGTCGAGCACGTGATCGTGCTGTCGACGCTGTTTCCCGATGAACCGCTGACGCTGGCCAATGCCATCGACTGGCAAGCGTTGCACCGGCGTCCTGCGGTGTCCGCAGCCGATTTCCAGTGTGAACAAGTGCCCTTCGATCATCCGCTGTGGGTGCTGTTTTCGTCCGGTACCACCGGGCTGCCCAAAGCCATCGTGCACAGCCATGGCGGCATACTGCTGGAACAGTTGAAGACCCTGCACTTGCATCTGGACCTGCACCCCGGTGAAGCGGCGTTCATCCACACCACCACTGGCTGGATGATGTGGAACACCCTGTTCAGCACCTTGCTCTGTGGGGTGCGGCCGGTGCTGTACGACGGTCATCCCACCTGGCCAGACATCGACACGCTGTGGCACATTCTTGAGGACAGCTGCGCCAGTTTCTTCGGTACCAGCCCCACCTATATCGAACTGATGAAGCGTCACGAGGTAGTGCCCTGCGAGCGCTTCGACCTGAGCGCGCTGCGCACCGTGATGCCGGTGGGCTCGCCGGTTTCGCCAGGGTGCAACGCCTGGTTCTATCGCAACCTCGGCACCGATGTGTGGGTGACCACGGGCAGCGGCGGGACGGATATCTGCACCGGGCTGGTGAGTGGCGTGCCGACGCTGCCAGTGTATGCCGGTGAGATCCAGGCCCGCGCCCTGGGGGTGGATGCCCATGCGTTTGACGAGCATGGCCGCTCGGTGGTGGATCAGGTCGGCGAGTTGGTGGTGATTTCGCCCATGCCGTCGATGCCGGTGTGTTTCTGGAATGATCCGGAAGGCGAGCGCTACCGGGAAAGCTATTTCCAAGCCTGGCCCGGGGTGTGGCGCCACGGGGATTTCTTCCTGCTCAATGCCCGCGGAGGCTGCCAGGTGCTGGGGCGCTCGGATGCGACCTTGAACCGCTTTGGGGTTCGGATCGGTACGGCGGAAATCTACCGCGCCCTGGAGCCACTGGCGCAAATCGAAGACGCGCTGATCGTGAACCTGGACTTGCCCGAGGGCGGTTTCTTCATGCCGCTGTTTGTGCAACTGCGTCAGGGCGCGGTACTGGACGAAGCCTTGCGCGAGCGCGTGCGCGACTGCCTGCGGTCGGCCTGCACACCCCGGCATGTACCGGACCAGATCCTCGCCGTACCGCTGATTCCTCTGACACTTACCGGTAAAAAGATGGAAGTGCCGGTACGCCGAATCCTGATGGGGCACGACCCAAAAACGGTCGCCAATCCCAGCGCCATGCGCAACCCACAGGCACTCGCGTTTTTTGTCGAATACGCCAGCCAACGGTCTCAGTCATGA
- a CDS encoding Zn-ribbon domain-containing OB-fold protein, translating to MHLTSPHITPESAPFWEAANRGQLLLRRCLDTGKAFFYPRDHSPFTGSAATDWIVASGNASLYSFSYSGQADEAYCIAYVTLDEGPTMLSAIRCDDPHRLRIGQRLKVTFASTPNGQKVPVFELSHCG from the coding sequence ATGCACCTGACCTCACCGCACATCACGCCCGAAAGCGCGCCGTTCTGGGAGGCGGCCAATCGCGGGCAATTGCTGCTGCGCCGCTGCCTCGACACCGGCAAGGCGTTCTTCTATCCCCGCGACCACAGCCCGTTTACCGGCAGCGCGGCCACTGACTGGATCGTCGCCAGCGGCAACGCCAGCCTGTACAGCTTCAGCTACAGCGGGCAAGCCGATGAGGCGTATTGCATTGCCTACGTCACGCTCGACGAAGGGCCGACGATGTTGTCCGCCATCCGGTGCGATGACCCGCACCGTTTGCGTATCGGCCAGCGACTGAAGGTGACCTTCGCCTCGACACCCAACGGGCAAAAAGTGCCGGTGTTTGAATTGTCTCATTGCGGTTGA
- a CDS encoding thiolase domain-containing protein: protein MKGQAFIVGAYEHPTRHAVDRSLAQLHADVARGALADAGLNLSDVDGYFCAGDVPGWEAPGVGPFSMVEYLGIQPRYLETTESWGSSYLHHVAQATRAIADGRCTVALITQAGRPRAERQRPDASHRSHPQTACEAPFETPYGAAVTNLYAMCAMRHQYEHGTTAEQLAWIKVAASHHAQHNRQAMLRTPVTVDDVLNSPLIAAPLRRLDCCVISDGGGALVLVHPSIARALERPLITPIGAGYSISHLNGGYFDLLASGAVKSGANAFAEAGLTPADIRYASLYDSFTITVLIQLENLGFCAPGRGGAFVADGQLISGVGRLAVNTDGGGLCNNHPGHRGGMVRLIEAVRQLRGEAHPAVQRPDCALALAHGTGGLLGSRHGSATLILERR from the coding sequence ATGAAAGGCCAGGCGTTTATCGTCGGCGCCTACGAACACCCCACGCGTCACGCCGTTGACCGTTCCCTGGCGCAACTGCACGCGGACGTCGCCCGTGGCGCCCTGGCCGACGCAGGGCTGAACCTCAGTGATGTGGACGGTTACTTCTGCGCCGGCGACGTACCCGGGTGGGAGGCGCCGGGTGTAGGACCTTTTTCGATGGTCGAGTATCTGGGCATCCAGCCTCGCTACCTGGAGACCACAGAGAGCTGGGGTTCGTCCTACCTTCATCATGTCGCCCAGGCGACCCGCGCCATTGCTGACGGGCGCTGCACCGTGGCCCTGATCACCCAGGCCGGGCGCCCCCGCGCAGAGCGCCAGCGACCGGATGCCAGCCATCGCAGCCACCCCCAGACCGCCTGCGAAGCGCCGTTCGAAACACCCTACGGCGCCGCCGTGACCAACCTGTATGCGATGTGCGCCATGCGCCATCAGTACGAACACGGCACTACCGCCGAGCAACTGGCGTGGATCAAGGTGGCAGCGTCACACCATGCCCAGCACAACCGGCAGGCGATGCTGCGCACGCCAGTGACGGTGGACGATGTGCTGAATTCGCCGCTGATTGCCGCGCCGTTGCGACGCTTGGACTGTTGCGTGATCAGCGACGGCGGTGGCGCGCTGGTGCTGGTTCATCCGTCCATCGCACGGGCGCTCGAGCGCCCACTGATCACACCGATTGGAGCGGGTTATTCCATCAGCCATCTGAACGGCGGCTATTTCGACCTGCTGGCTTCGGGCGCGGTGAAGTCAGGCGCCAATGCATTCGCCGAGGCCGGGCTTACGCCTGCGGATATCCGCTACGCCTCGTTGTACGACAGCTTCACCATCACCGTACTGATCCAGCTGGAAAACCTCGGTTTCTGCGCACCCGGCCGAGGCGGTGCGTTCGTCGCCGATGGCCAACTGATCAGCGGGGTGGGCAGGTTGGCCGTCAACACCGACGGCGGCGGATTGTGCAACAACCACCCAGGCCATCGCGGCGGCATGGTCAGGTTGATCGAGGCGGTGCGTCAGTTACGTGGCGAGGCGCACCCGGCGGTGCAACGGCCCGACTGCGCACTGGCCCTGGCCCATGGCACCGGTGGCTTGCTGGGCTCGCGACACGGCAGCGCCACACTGATTCTGGAGCGACGCTGA